One Candidatus Peregrinibacteria bacterium DNA window includes the following coding sequences:
- a CDS encoding exodeoxyribonuclease III translates to MKIAAWNVNGVRAIMKKPDFFGYLDGPDAPDLIGFQEIKVTHDQLSDELLYPKNYYTYWNPAIKKGYAGTALWTRVKPLNIWYHFEYADFDHEYHNTEGRSTIAEFDSFLFCTAYFPNGGRNEDQFNFKFDFYKYLFAHLADLSKKTGKPVIINGDFNIAHTELDIARPKENEKSIGFTIAERKMLDWVTEDLGFIDTFREFEKEGEHYTWWHYISNARARNVGWRIDYTMIDPKLRKHLKSASILNNIFGSDHCPIEIDIQLPEDSKLSEPIIHDKKSLELPTLFG, encoded by the coding sequence ATGAAAATTGCAGCTTGGAACGTCAACGGAGTCCGTGCCATAATGAAGAAACCTGATTTCTTCGGATATTTGGATGGGCCGGATGCACCGGATCTCATAGGTTTTCAAGAAATAAAAGTAACTCACGATCAACTGAGTGATGAATTACTTTACCCAAAAAACTATTACACATACTGGAATCCAGCGATAAAAAAAGGTTATGCAGGGACGGCCCTCTGGACCAGGGTGAAACCCCTGAATATTTGGTATCATTTTGAATACGCAGACTTCGACCATGAATACCACAACACAGAGGGCCGGAGCACAATTGCGGAATTCGACTCATTTTTATTTTGCACAGCATATTTTCCAAATGGAGGACGCAACGAAGACCAATTTAATTTCAAATTTGATTTTTACAAATATCTATTTGCACACCTTGCAGATCTTTCAAAAAAAACCGGGAAACCAGTGATCATCAACGGAGATTTTAACATCGCCCACACCGAACTCGACATCGCTCGCCCAAAAGAAAATGAGAAAAGCATAGGATTTACAATCGCAGAACGCAAAATGCTCGACTGGGTAACGGAGGATCTAGGATTTATAGACACTTTTCGTGAATTTGAAAAAGAAGGAGAGCACTATACTTGGTGGCATTATATCTCAAATGCCAGAGCCCGAAATGTAGGTTGGAGAATCGACTACACGATGATAGATCCAAAGCTACGGAAACATCTAAAATCAGCCAGTATTCTCAATAATATTTTTGGCTCAGACCACTGCCCTATCGAAATTGACATTCAATTACCTGAAGATTCAAAGCTCTCTGAGCCAATAATCCATGATAAAAAGTCATTGGAGTTACCAACACTATTTGGCTAA
- a CDS encoding FAD-dependent oxidoreductase — protein MALIPPIYKPTAVKFKLAKKLELTRDVWEFTFTPLDTTPFNFEPGQFININIPSDEKRIVRSYSIASNPKIKEHLELCIKLVDGPGSRHLGSLNVGDEITGNGPFGLFATKDNYTENMLMIATGTGVAPMKSMMEYQIEMNFRSNMTLFFGVRHEEDIFYDELFNGMAQAHKNIDYKLTLSRPQDSWIGNRGRITNLIQEYKERGDFKPGANLDLENLRIFICGNGDMIKEVVDTFKEMGLSEDKIHHEKFY, from the coding sequence ATGGCTTTAATACCTCCAATTTACAAACCAACTGCGGTAAAATTTAAACTCGCAAAAAAACTTGAGCTCACTCGTGATGTGTGGGAATTCACGTTTACACCTCTTGATACAACTCCGTTCAATTTTGAGCCAGGACAATTTATAAATATCAATATTCCATCAGATGAAAAACGTATAGTTCGCTCATATTCGATCGCTTCGAATCCAAAAATAAAAGAGCATCTCGAGCTCTGTATAAAATTAGTTGATGGCCCAGGGTCGCGTCATCTTGGCTCATTAAACGTAGGCGATGAAATTACAGGAAATGGGCCTTTTGGGCTTTTTGCAACCAAAGACAACTACACTGAAAACATGCTAATGATCGCAACAGGAACGGGAGTTGCCCCTATGAAAAGCATGATGGAATACCAAATCGAAATGAATTTCAGAAGTAATATGACTTTGTTTTTTGGAGTCAGGCATGAGGAAGACATCTTTTATGATGAACTATTTAACGGTATGGCGCAGGCTCACAAAAACATCGATTACAAGCTTACATTATCTCGCCCACAGGACTCATGGATAGGTAACCGCGGCCGTATTACAAATCTAATTCAAGAATACAAAGAACGTGGCGACTTCAAACCAGGTGCGAATTTGGACTTAGAAAATCTAAGAATTTTTATATGTGGAAACGGCGATATGATCAAAGAAGTTGTCGACACGTTCAAAGAGATGGGTCTAAGTGAAGACAAGATCCATCACGAGAAATTCTATTAA
- a CDS encoding HNH endonuclease signature motif containing protein: MNSNAIFELSTSSFSQSSNLPLTNFSDKKLLALCKKYGTQALLWRQKFIGLLPEANRRKLYEKKGYGSIFEFGKRMAGLSEDQIRLAINLEKRFEDKPVLRRALVEGRVSINKLSRIVSIANVSNESILAASAEVLSNRSLEVLVRDVKRGGESDLRNQNGLFEPQIDAKSLHVQASQINIQSQEIILKKAQLNLAEDTINHLLALQEKGIDIDKIVRGGFVKRNEDLAGKKVRNAEYVAKKEWKRKADGKRPVRYIGVETKKILEEEFGVKCAAPGCARESKNIHHTARFGLTGSNNPHFLAPLCKEHHDIAHVMDEKFMMMKNLEIGYYETDFGM; encoded by the coding sequence ATGAATTCTAATGCAATATTTGAACTATCTACCTCATCTTTTTCTCAATCTTCCAATCTTCCACTTACAAATTTTTCAGATAAAAAACTTCTCGCTCTCTGTAAAAAATATGGCACGCAGGCGCTACTTTGGCGGCAAAAATTCATAGGACTTCTTCCTGAAGCCAATCGTCGCAAACTTTATGAGAAAAAAGGGTATGGCTCGATATTTGAATTTGGCAAACGTATGGCGGGCTTGAGCGAAGATCAAATACGGCTTGCGATAAATCTAGAAAAACGTTTTGAAGATAAACCGGTTTTGCGCAGAGCTCTAGTCGAAGGTCGAGTAAGTATTAACAAATTGTCTAGAATCGTTTCTATTGCAAATGTTTCAAATGAATCGATTTTGGCTGCGAGTGCGGAAGTTTTATCAAATCGTTCACTTGAGGTTCTGGTTCGTGATGTTAAGAGAGGGGGTGAGTCAGACTTAAGAAATCAAAATGGCTTATTTGAGCCGCAAATCGATGCAAAAAGTCTGCACGTGCAAGCCTCTCAAATCAATATACAAAGCCAGGAGATTATTTTGAAAAAAGCACAGTTAAATCTTGCTGAAGATACGATTAATCATCTTTTGGCACTTCAAGAAAAAGGCATCGATATAGATAAAATTGTGAGAGGTGGTTTCGTGAAGCGAAACGAAGATTTGGCGGGAAAAAAGGTGAGAAATGCGGAGTATGTGGCAAAAAAAGAATGGAAACGTAAGGCAGATGGCAAAAGGCCGGTGAGATACATCGGAGTTGAAACAAAAAAAATACTTGAAGAAGAATTTGGGGTTAAATGTGCGGCGCCAGGTTGTGCGAGAGAATCAAAAAATATTCATCACACAGCGAGATTTGGGCTAACTGGCAGCAATAACCCTCATTTCCTGGCGCCACTCTGCAAAGAGCATCATGACATCGCACACGTCATGGATGAGAAATTTATGATGATGAAGAACTTGGAAATTGGATACTATGAAACTGATTTTGGAATGTAG
- the cdaA gene encoding diadenylate cyclase CdaA: MEILGQILAKAITFISDQVINAWQTINYMDISMYQIFVDIFVVTILFYWIIQLVRGTKAKQILTGLALLGFLYIISRAFNLIALEWLLRNFFTVVLIAIPIIFQEEIRRGLQRIGETKFLSSSSHVTHDVIKEIVHATFEMAEKRHGALIVFKKEVSLEEYESTGIEMDAKVTSPLIESVFNPKAPLHDGAVIIHGNKLKYAACILPQSVKKFDKKFGTRHKAAMTLSEYTDSVIIVVSEERKVVSGVYDGEIYEDLEVSELTNFLKNNL, encoded by the coding sequence ATGGAAATTTTGGGTCAAATACTGGCGAAAGCAATCACATTCATATCTGATCAGGTCATCAACGCATGGCAGACTATAAATTATATGGATATTTCAATGTATCAAATTTTTGTTGATATATTTGTGGTGACGATACTTTTTTATTGGATTATTCAGCTAGTTCGAGGGACAAAGGCAAAGCAAATCCTGACTGGCCTCGCTCTACTTGGATTTCTTTATATAATCAGCAGAGCATTCAATTTGATTGCGCTGGAGTGGTTACTCCGAAATTTCTTTACAGTTGTGCTTATTGCGATTCCGATTATATTCCAGGAGGAGATAAGGCGAGGGCTCCAGAGAATAGGAGAGACTAAGTTTTTGTCGTCATCTAGCCATGTAACGCATGACGTGATCAAAGAAATTGTTCATGCTACGTTTGAAATGGCTGAAAAACGGCATGGGGCATTGATTGTTTTTAAAAAAGAAGTGAGTTTAGAAGAATATGAATCTACTGGTATTGAGATGGACGCAAAGGTAACTTCTCCGTTGATTGAATCTGTATTCAATCCAAAGGCACCACTTCATGATGGAGCGGTAATTATACATGGAAATAAATTGAAATATGCAGCCTGCATACTTCCTCAGTCTGTTAAGAAATTTGATAAAAAATTTGGTACTCGGCACAAAGCCGCAATGACACTTTCTGAATATACTGATTCAGTTATTATTGTGGTTTCCGAAGAGCGAAAAGTCGTATCTGGTGTATATGATGGGGAAATATACGAAGACCTTGAGGTCTCAGAGCTTACGAATTTCCTGAAAAATAATTTATAA
- a CDS encoding CdaR family protein — protein sequence MKINLFKNLPFKIFALLLAVSFWFFLIIFQNVIYDVPEALTIQVLNSPTGVEIANPLPEIVVRVTAPKDDTAFLHAEEFKAQIDLTGLKEGVHKLPIRVSTEKSNVNIVSYIPREVEVTLEEIETKSFAIRAEIVGSPAPEYSIGESLYSTRKATVKGPSSLINSIAYIGHKIELTGQDKVNIKNTYTLVAYDEDGEPIDHSIKITPETVSTELQLVKELGEKLAFISLQYAEDVDVTRINGTIIKPSNILIRGRLTDLADILSIKTEPLTVDDIEKIITGGEFFVKLVIPDNVTWVNEDQKVTVEIK from the coding sequence ATGAAAATAAATCTTTTTAAAAATTTACCATTTAAAATATTTGCGCTGCTACTAGCTGTCAGCTTTTGGTTTTTCTTGATAATTTTTCAAAATGTTATTTATGACGTGCCGGAGGCATTAACGATACAAGTGCTCAATAGCCCGACAGGTGTTGAGATCGCAAATCCTTTGCCGGAAATAGTTGTTAGGGTTACAGCCCCAAAAGATGATACGGCGTTTTTGCACGCTGAAGAATTCAAAGCACAGATTGATTTAACCGGTTTAAAAGAAGGCGTTCATAAATTGCCTATTCGCGTTAGTACTGAAAAAAGCAATGTTAATATAGTGTCTTATATCCCTCGTGAAGTTGAAGTTACTTTGGAGGAAATAGAAACAAAATCTTTTGCTATACGTGCGGAGATCGTAGGGTCGCCAGCTCCAGAATATTCTATAGGAGAGTCTTTATATAGTACTAGGAAGGCTACGGTAAAAGGACCGAGTAGCTTGATCAATTCAATAGCTTATATTGGCCATAAGATTGAGCTGACCGGACAAGATAAGGTGAATATAAAAAATACTTATACATTGGTAGCTTACGATGAAGATGGCGAGCCGATAGATCACAGTATCAAAATAACTCCGGAAACTGTCAGTACGGAATTGCAGTTGGTCAAAGAGCTCGGTGAAAAGTTAGCATTTATATCATTGCAATATGCTGAGGATGTCGATGTGACACGTATAAATGGCACCATAATTAAACCATCAAATATTCTCATTAGGGGGAGACTTACTGACTTGGCAGATATATTATCAATCAAAACAGAGCCTCTAACGGTGGATGATATTGAGAAAATTATTACCGGTGGAGAATTCTTTGTAAAACTTGTTATTCCTGATAATGTTACTTGGGTGAATGAAGATCAAAAAGTAACAGTAGAAATCAAATAA
- a CDS encoding type I 3-dehydroquinate dehydratase, producing MRNNITVCVPIRCTTFEEVVNSAKKSLLEGADMVEVWLDSLPFTYDVSRKDQKLLNELFSLIDLPILCVNKGDIEHGSFDGSEEARVGLLCKAVIAGVDFVDIGIHTSKDLVQNLKNVIEENGGITQIIISYHNFEKTPLFDELKAVVQTADELGADIIKISTYATEESDNDVIFAMLDLIHKEGKKGIGVCMGENGARSRIDSHNHGSQWTYAALDEDSKTATGQITINELHG from the coding sequence ATGAGAAATAATATTACGGTATGTGTACCTATCAGGTGTACTACCTTCGAAGAAGTTGTTAATAGTGCAAAGAAGTCATTGTTAGAAGGTGCTGATATGGTTGAGGTATGGCTTGATTCATTGCCATTTACTTATGATGTTTCCCGCAAAGATCAGAAACTTTTAAATGAATTGTTTTCGTTGATAGACTTGCCGATTTTATGTGTTAACAAAGGAGATATAGAGCACGGGTCTTTTGATGGTAGCGAGGAAGCGAGAGTGGGTTTGCTTTGCAAGGCCGTGATTGCCGGAGTTGATTTTGTTGATATAGGGATCCACACATCAAAAGATCTCGTGCAAAATTTAAAAAATGTTATCGAAGAAAATGGAGGTATAACTCAGATCATTATTTCATATCATAATTTTGAGAAAACTCCTTTATTTGATGAACTAAAAGCTGTGGTACAAACTGCCGATGAATTGGGAGCGGATATTATAAAAATTTCTACATACGCGACTGAAGAAAGTGATAATGATGTAATATTTGCAATGCTTGATTTAATTCACAAAGAAGGTAAAAAAGGTATAGGTGTATGTATGGGAGAGAATGGAGCGCGCTCTAGGATAGATTCACACAATCATGGTTCTCAGTGGACATATGCGGCACTCGATGAAGATTCTAAGACAGCCACCGGCCAGATAACAATTAATGAACTGCATGGATAA
- a CDS encoding class I adenylate-forming enzyme family protein: MDKFTPPIQNLYGYLKDLAMNQGGKTVLASYSKIGELIEEISYKDFLQLVEKVGAWMIYKGLNPGDRIAIQFPNSIELLVLSWTAWSIGIVSVPLDTKRDTIDDIKYKTELANTKLTLNPKNFNFEIINEVLEAVGNIDIPWKESLDHEALILFTSGTTGRPKGASLSLQNLIANGDGIREWFSITSDDIFMVILPLHHINSTSFCFASLLGGASIAIPPAYSASQFWAQVARTKATFTSIVPTICYDQTSMLGEYVKCHESVRLKKIQIGSAPVKPSEVQKFMDLYKIRLYQGYGQTETALRVTGIPHDVSEDLYKKLIQENSIGVPMKWAEVTVLSSDGQKLKEDEEGELAVKGPIVMKGYIGGEKAFNPDGWFMTGDLAYFKMIGDRKFYYLLGRLKEIIIKGGVNISPSAVEDRLKQIDSNIDKVCVIGVPDDRYGEEIAAAIVWHNAKNETQISRFEVELKRKLASEPSQISAYEIPAYIVTISEDEIPMTSTRKVQRSVLASQIDKKKLQPILQITKNNMYEFILLKSNNKPYMKRAFELYNHCWDPLTIDMNKFVQYIDNGTTILATKDGKVEGFLSMVITDISEDEIANSTYSQITGDLTLSTSKEQGDKVICVAIGSSNYEKKSVLDQQFNAVSKPQTPTEEEVLKYLNDGLDSVYKFHSGAKGGLSEGASLIKLMPNSRPEDESSMGYNMLMKYPSLTELEIIPNSSRSIGVQLIESAMNYATKCTLRDVYAFSRPAGLKEYLTKK, translated from the coding sequence ATGGATAAATTCACGCCACCAATTCAAAATCTATATGGATATTTAAAAGACCTTGCGATGAATCAGGGGGGTAAGACTGTACTCGCTTCGTATTCAAAAATAGGTGAACTTATTGAAGAAATTTCATACAAGGATTTTCTGCAATTGGTTGAAAAAGTTGGAGCGTGGATGATTTATAAGGGGCTAAACCCCGGAGATAGAATCGCGATTCAATTTCCGAATTCTATTGAATTACTTGTGCTTAGCTGGACAGCTTGGAGCATCGGTATTGTGAGTGTGCCACTCGATACTAAGCGTGATACGATCGATGATATAAAATACAAAACAGAACTTGCGAATACCAAGTTGACTTTGAATCCTAAGAATTTTAATTTTGAAATTATAAATGAGGTATTGGAAGCTGTGGGAAATATAGATATTCCATGGAAAGAAAGTTTGGATCATGAGGCTTTGATTTTGTTTACTTCAGGGACGACCGGGCGCCCAAAGGGCGCCTCACTTAGTCTCCAAAATCTCATTGCAAATGGAGATGGAATACGTGAATGGTTCAGTATTACAAGTGATGATATTTTCATGGTGATACTTCCTTTGCATCATATAAATTCTACGAGTTTTTGTTTTGCATCATTGCTCGGTGGAGCAAGCATTGCGATTCCACCGGCTTATTCCGCTTCTCAATTTTGGGCACAGGTCGCTCGGACAAAGGCGACATTCACATCAATAGTTCCTACAATTTGTTATGATCAGACTTCAATGCTTGGTGAATATGTAAAATGTCATGAGAGTGTTCGGCTGAAAAAAATTCAAATAGGATCGGCACCGGTAAAGCCGAGTGAGGTTCAAAAATTCATGGATCTTTATAAGATTCGTCTTTATCAAGGTTACGGTCAAACAGAAACTGCATTGCGAGTAACCGGTATCCCACATGACGTATCGGAAGATCTGTATAAAAAACTTATACAGGAGAATTCTATAGGAGTGCCTATGAAGTGGGCGGAAGTCACAGTGCTCAGCTCTGATGGACAAAAGCTAAAGGAAGACGAAGAGGGAGAGCTTGCAGTCAAAGGCCCAATAGTTATGAAGGGTTATATTGGTGGCGAAAAAGCATTCAATCCTGACGGCTGGTTCATGACCGGTGATTTGGCATATTTTAAAATGATAGGCGATAGAAAATTTTATTATCTTTTAGGGCGTCTCAAAGAAATCATAATAAAAGGTGGAGTCAATATTTCACCGTCCGCAGTGGAGGATAGGCTCAAGCAAATAGATTCGAATATAGATAAAGTTTGTGTGATTGGTGTGCCGGATGATAGATATGGAGAAGAAATCGCAGCAGCCATAGTTTGGCACAATGCCAAAAATGAAACACAAATCTCAAGATTTGAAGTTGAGCTAAAAAGAAAACTCGCATCAGAACCATCACAAATTTCAGCATATGAAATCCCTGCGTATATAGTGACAATATCTGAAGATGAAATCCCTATGACTTCAACTCGCAAAGTTCAACGTTCAGTTTTAGCTAGTCAAATCGACAAAAAAAAACTTCAGCCGATTTTACAAATTACAAAAAATAATATGTACGAATTTATTTTACTCAAATCAAACAACAAGCCATATATGAAGCGGGCTTTTGAGCTTTACAATCATTGCTGGGATCCACTTACGATAGATATGAATAAGTTCGTGCAATACATCGATAATGGAACGACCATCCTCGCAACAAAAGATGGCAAAGTTGAAGGATTTCTATCAATGGTTATCACTGATATTTCAGAAGATGAAATTGCAAATTCCACATATTCGCAGATCACAGGAGATTTAACTTTAAGCACTTCAAAAGAGCAGGGTGACAAAGTAATCTGCGTTGCAATCGGTAGCTCAAATTATGAGAAAAAATCAGTGCTAGACCAACAATTTAACGCCGTAAGCAAGCCTCAAACCCCAACTGAGGAAGAGGTTTTGAAATATTTAAATGATGGATTAGACAGCGTATATAAATTTCATTCCGGAGCAAAGGGTGGTTTGAGTGAAGGGGCATCTCTCATCAAACTTATGCCAAATTCTCGTCCGGAAGATGAATCTTCAATGGGCTACAATATGCTCATGAAATACCCATCACTTACAGAGCTTGAAATTATCCCAAATTCCTCTCGCAGTATCGGTGTTCAACTGATAGAATCCGCGATGAATTATGCGACTAAGTGCACCCTCCGGGATGTATACGCCTTTTCTCGCCCTGCCGGCCTTAAGGAATATTTAACTAAAAAATAA
- the ychF gene encoding redox-regulated ATPase YchF, producing the protein MKIGIVGLPNVGKSTIFNALTKSKAARAENFPFCTIDPNVGLVEVPDYRMKHLAEIVKPERVLPAVVEFVDIAGLVKGASEGEGLGNKFLANIRECEAIAQVVRYFEDDDVHHVHGNIDPKRDVEIIQTELILADLQTVEKRYGKASGDAKTGKKEAVVYLNLIERLKNHLESGGMACEVDLTEDEELEIRDLHLLTAKPIVYVVNVAEHEIAEFDISKARNVLGLPDHSRLVPISAKIEEDLMQLPEEDAQEFLKEYGLEEPGLNRLIREAYDTLGLHTYFTAGVKEVRAWTIPKGASAPQAAGKIHTDFEKGFIRAEVVAYNDYLAHKGEKGARDVGKLRSEGKSYIVADGDVMHFLTSN; encoded by the coding sequence ATGAAAATAGGAATCGTTGGACTCCCAAATGTTGGTAAGTCTACAATCTTCAATGCATTGACCAAAAGTAAAGCCGCAAGGGCGGAGAATTTCCCGTTTTGCACTATCGATCCAAATGTAGGTTTGGTTGAAGTGCCGGATTATCGTATGAAACATTTGGCTGAAATAGTTAAGCCTGAACGTGTACTTCCGGCAGTGGTTGAATTTGTGGACATCGCAGGGCTCGTGAAGGGGGCTTCAGAAGGTGAAGGGCTCGGAAACAAGTTCCTCGCCAACATTCGAGAATGTGAGGCGATTGCGCAAGTTGTTAGGTATTTTGAAGATGATGATGTTCACCATGTTCATGGAAATATAGACCCGAAGCGTGATGTTGAAATTATTCAGACAGAATTGATCTTGGCTGATCTTCAGACCGTTGAAAAACGTTATGGCAAAGCATCCGGGGATGCGAAAACAGGAAAAAAAGAAGCGGTAGTATATCTCAATCTTATTGAAAGACTTAAAAACCATCTAGAGAGCGGAGGTATGGCGTGCGAGGTGGATCTAACCGAAGATGAAGAATTGGAGATAAGAGACTTGCATTTACTCACAGCAAAACCGATCGTATATGTAGTTAATGTCGCAGAACATGAGATTGCAGAATTTGATATTAGCAAAGCACGGAACGTGCTTGGTCTTCCGGACCACTCACGCCTAGTTCCGATTTCAGCAAAAATAGAAGAAGATCTTATGCAGCTTCCGGAGGAAGATGCGCAGGAGTTTTTGAAAGAATACGGCCTTGAAGAGCCGGGCCTTAATCGCCTAATCCGCGAAGCTTACGATACTTTAGGATTACATACATATTTTACAGCCGGAGTAAAAGAAGTGCGCGCTTGGACAATTCCAAAAGGTGCATCAGCTCCGCAGGCAGCAGGTAAAATTCACACTGATTTTGAAAAAGGATTCATCCGCGCAGAAGTTGTCGCCTATAATGATTACCTTGCTCACAAGGGTGAAAAAGGCGCTCGTGACGTAGGTAAACTCCGCTCGGAAGGAAAAAGCTACATAGTCGCCGATGGAGACGTGATGCACTTCCTAACTTCGAACTAA
- a CDS encoding sodium:calcium antiporter: MEIVFLILGLIGLWVGSEYVVKACKAIARRFGISELLIGITVVSIGTSLPEIMVTSFSGARGVSDVAIGTMIGSCLAQITIILGISGMVHDVHSQKKAMQVDGPMMLVAILIFGMMLYSGGELTRFEGILMIWIYISYIWFTAHNDVICENKRLLGVHTAGDKPAIFRIGQLFIGMTILLGSAHFVLESATTIARAHGLSESFIGVMIIGVASCLPELSTAIVGMWKNAPSIAVGTLIGSNITDPLLSTGIGSLFNGFETDMDLLRFDLPFWFLSSCIALILLNMRGETLHKSQAAILIAIYGVFILFKLDVMPIPEWMYLF, from the coding sequence ATGGAAATAGTATTTTTGATACTTGGACTGATTGGGCTATGGGTTGGCTCTGAATACGTGGTCAAAGCCTGTAAAGCTATAGCTCGCCGATTTGGTATATCTGAGCTCCTTATCGGAATCACTGTTGTAAGTATAGGAACGTCCCTGCCTGAAATAATGGTAACGAGTTTTTCCGGTGCCAGAGGTGTATCTGATGTTGCCATTGGCACGATGATTGGGTCTTGCCTTGCACAGATTACAATTATACTTGGAATCTCAGGGATGGTGCATGACGTACATTCTCAAAAAAAAGCCATGCAAGTAGATGGTCCAATGATGCTTGTCGCAATACTTATTTTTGGAATGATGTTATATAGCGGTGGTGAACTCACACGGTTTGAAGGTATTCTGATGATTTGGATATACATTTCTTACATATGGTTTACAGCTCACAATGATGTTATATGTGAAAACAAAAGGTTACTCGGTGTACATACGGCAGGCGATAAACCTGCGATTTTCAGAATAGGGCAATTGTTTATAGGAATGACTATCCTGCTTGGGTCTGCGCATTTTGTACTTGAAAGCGCGACTACCATAGCGAGAGCACATGGGTTATCGGAAAGTTTTATCGGAGTTATGATTATCGGAGTCGCTTCGTGTCTCCCCGAACTCTCAACGGCGATCGTTGGAATGTGGAAAAATGCACCAAGTATAGCAGTTGGAACACTTATCGGTTCAAATATTACCGACCCCCTACTCTCAACCGGAATAGGTTCTTTGTTCAATGGATTTGAGACTGATATGGACTTACTACGATTTGATCTTCCTTTTTGGTTTCTCTCTTCTTGTATAGCCTTGATACTTTTAAATATGCGGGGTGAAACATTACACAAAAGCCAAGCTGCTATATTGATAGCAATCTATGGCGTATTCATATTATTCAAACTGGACGTAATGCCGATCCCCGAGTGGATGTACTTGTTTTAG